One region of Bdellovibrio bacteriovorus genomic DNA includes:
- a CDS encoding NmrA family NAD(P)-binding protein → MILVMGATGNIGSKIVTHLLAHGQKVRCVARHFPNKENFQGAELAQGDANNVSFLMDAMLGCSAIFTMIPPNPKAEESRFYQNKFGEVIAEAIEEAGIKKVVNLSSVGADLESGTGPILGLHDQEERLSEITHADIMHLRCTYFMENLNNNISSLIGMNRFFGTINGDVPIPMVATRDIAARAAFLLMNPDFKSHNVEYLLGERDISMNEAVKILGNAVGRPDAEYVEVPPQEMRNYYIGAGLSEDWADVYLEMEEAFGNGTIAGTFQRNKINTTATSIEEFARTTFADAYNKALAKQNQVRFQQTQRGGEARP, encoded by the coding sequence ATGATTCTGGTCATGGGAGCCACGGGTAATATTGGCTCTAAAATCGTTACCCACTTACTAGCTCACGGTCAAAAAGTGCGTTGCGTGGCCCGACACTTTCCCAATAAAGAAAACTTCCAAGGTGCAGAACTCGCCCAAGGCGACGCAAATAATGTGAGCTTCTTAATGGATGCCATGCTCGGTTGTTCTGCGATATTCACAATGATTCCACCGAACCCCAAAGCCGAAGAGTCGCGTTTCTATCAAAATAAATTTGGCGAAGTGATTGCCGAAGCCATCGAGGAAGCCGGCATCAAAAAGGTCGTCAACTTAAGCAGTGTTGGTGCGGATTTAGAAAGCGGTACAGGCCCCATCTTAGGATTGCACGATCAAGAAGAGCGCTTGAGTGAAATCACCCACGCCGACATCATGCACTTGCGTTGCACTTACTTTATGGAAAATCTAAATAATAACATCTCAAGCTTGATCGGAATGAACCGTTTCTTTGGCACGATCAATGGGGATGTTCCCATTCCTATGGTCGCGACCCGAGATATTGCCGCTCGTGCAGCGTTCTTATTAATGAATCCTGATTTCAAATCTCACAATGTCGAATATTTGTTGGGAGAAAGAGATATCTCCATGAACGAAGCCGTTAAGATTCTGGGAAATGCAGTGGGACGCCCGGATGCCGAATATGTCGAAGTGCCACCACAAGAAATGCGCAATTACTATATTGGCGCAGGATTAAGCGAAGACTGGGCGGATGTTTATCTAGAAATGGAAGAGGCCTTCGGGAACGGAACCATCGCAGGAACTTTCCAGCGCAATAAAATCAACACGACCGCTACTTCTATCGAAGAGTTTGCTCGCACTACTTTTGCGGATGCTTACAACAAAGCACTGGCAAAACAAAATCAAGTGCGCTTTCAACAGACTCAACGTGGCGGCGAAGCCCGACCTTAG
- the recN gene encoding DNA repair protein RecN: MLLELKVSNFAIIENLHITFKEGLNILSGETGAGKSVLLKSLSLLMGGKASSDTIRTGASQATIEGSFDISKRYDIIDNLKSMGIEVDEDTLIVRRVLSAGDKSKVYLNGSLSTLNSLRDIVAPLVELAGHSAPLIEMTGQHENRNLMSKAYHLDLLDQYAGTWDKRLLFTEKYNRYHAIFEEIKKLESDAKQKAQRLDFLIYQRDEIANLDLSPGEDLELEVEVKKLKNSSRIGSFVDQAEEALYTDDDSAISRLNAVLKKGLELAGVDPQIATKLENLEQAKALIDETVYELRQYASKIDADPQRLEEAEGRLSDLRKLQKKYGSTVDDILKALMDMEIEISNLQNSESKVESLKKEASAILKELETLGADLHKRRLKGADLLSESVNAELLDLNMKGVTFHVQVEKMELSSSGMSDVEFLSQTSAKDVKRPLAKFASGGELSRILLSLKRVVGSTNQPRTYLFDEVDTGVSGETAEKVGKKLKTIAKGQQVICVTHLPQVAAFGDAHFFIQKSPQKGSVAMLVSELKTKDRVQELARLISGEKISKTSVAHAEQLLAEAQA, from the coding sequence ATGTTACTAGAGCTGAAAGTTTCTAATTTCGCCATTATCGAAAACTTGCACATCACCTTCAAAGAAGGGTTGAACATTTTAAGCGGTGAAACTGGCGCCGGAAAATCCGTTCTTCTTAAAAGCTTGAGCCTTTTGATGGGTGGAAAAGCTTCTAGCGACACGATCCGCACCGGAGCTTCTCAGGCGACGATTGAAGGTTCCTTCGATATCAGCAAACGCTATGACATTATCGATAACTTAAAAAGCATGGGTATTGAAGTGGATGAAGACACTTTAATCGTTCGTCGTGTTTTAAGTGCGGGTGATAAATCGAAAGTGTATTTAAATGGCAGCCTGAGTACATTGAACAGCTTGCGCGACATCGTGGCTCCCCTGGTGGAGTTAGCGGGTCACTCGGCACCTTTGATCGAAATGACCGGCCAACATGAAAACCGCAATTTGATGTCTAAAGCTTACCACTTAGATCTTTTGGATCAGTATGCGGGCACTTGGGATAAGCGTCTTTTGTTCACTGAAAAGTACAATCGCTATCACGCCATCTTTGAAGAAATCAAAAAACTAGAAAGCGATGCCAAACAAAAAGCACAGCGTCTGGACTTCTTAATTTATCAGCGCGATGAAATTGCGAACTTGGATTTGTCTCCGGGTGAAGATCTTGAACTTGAAGTGGAAGTAAAGAAACTTAAAAACTCTTCGCGCATTGGTTCTTTCGTCGATCAAGCCGAAGAGGCGCTTTACACCGATGACGATTCGGCGATCAGCCGTTTGAATGCCGTTCTTAAAAAAGGCCTTGAACTTGCGGGCGTTGATCCGCAGATTGCTACCAAACTTGAAAATCTTGAGCAAGCAAAAGCTTTGATTGATGAAACCGTCTACGAGCTTCGTCAATATGCTTCAAAGATCGATGCCGATCCTCAGCGTTTGGAAGAAGCGGAAGGTCGCTTGAGCGATCTTCGCAAGTTGCAGAAAAAATATGGCTCGACGGTAGACGATATTTTAAAAGCCTTGATGGACATGGAAATTGAAATTTCCAATCTGCAAAATTCTGAATCGAAAGTGGAGTCCTTAAAGAAAGAAGCTTCGGCGATCTTAAAGGAGCTAGAAACTTTAGGAGCCGATCTTCACAAGCGTCGCTTGAAAGGTGCAGACTTGCTTTCAGAAAGCGTGAATGCCGAGCTTTTAGACTTAAATATGAAAGGTGTGACCTTCCACGTGCAAGTTGAAAAGATGGAGCTCTCTTCTTCGGGCATGAGTGACGTGGAATTCTTGAGTCAGACTTCCGCAAAAGATGTAAAACGTCCTTTGGCGAAGTTTGCTTCTGGGGGCGAATTGAGCCGTATCCTTCTTTCTTTGAAGCGTGTGGTGGGCTCTACAAATCAACCTCGCACTTATCTCTTCGACGAAGTAGATACGGGTGTTTCCGGTGAAACAGCCGAAAAGGTCGGAAAGAAACTAAAGACTATTGCTAAAGGACAGCAAGTGATCTGTGTCACTCACCTTCCGCAGGTGGCTGCCTTTGGTGACGCTCACTTCTTTATTCAGAAATCTCCGCAAAAAGGTTCTGTGGCGATGCTTGTGTCAGAACTCAAGACAAAAGATCGTGTGCAGGAACTGGCTCGCCTTATCAGTGGCGAGAAAATCTCTAAGACTTCTGTCGCCCACGCCGAACAACTTTTGGCAGAGGCTCAAGCCTAA
- the acnA gene encoding aconitate hydratase AcnA: MHIQSKDSFKTKETLQVGAKSYTVFNQQKISHPNLQKLPVSMKVLLENLLRHEDGLHVTKEDIDSLLSLDPKSLLREISFFPARVLMQDFTGVPAVVDLAAMRDAMKNLGGDPKKINPLVPVDLVIDHSVMVDSFGTSRSFDENVKMEFERNHERYVFLKWGQNAFQNFKVVPPGTGICHQVNLEYIGKTVWSSQGHAFPDTLVGTDSHTTMVNGLSVLGWGVGGIEAEAVMLGQPLSMLIPEVIGFRLHGKLKEGATATDLVLMITQMLRKKGVVGKFVEFFGSGLASMPLADRATIANMAPEYGATCGFFPVDEETIKYLRLSGRPQETIELVEAYAKATGLWRSEENEKHYFFQDILDLDLSTVEPSLAGPKRPQDRVVLSNAQKDFQSQLVSGFQVADNMTSKEKSQMAVEGASYTVGHGDVVIAAITSCTNTSNPSVMIGAGLVAKKAVEKGLQVKPWVKTSLAPGSQVVTDYLEKSGVQKYLDQLGFNLVGYGCTTCIGNSGPLPQPIATAVEKGNLVVASVLSGNRNFEGRINPHVKANYLASPMLVVAHALAGSMHIDITKDAIGEDKAGKPVYLKDIWPSNQEIQDLVNKTVETKMFDSRYGNVFAGTDDWKKINTTSSQTYSWDESTYIKNPPYFAGMTMTPEKLTDVKGARVLAILGDSITTDHISPAGSIKKDSPAGRYLIGKGVSPHDFNSYGSRRGNDDVMVRGTFANIRIKNEMLGGLVEGGMTKHIPSGEVLAIYDASMKYQAEKTPLVVVAGKEYGTGSSRDWAAKGTRLLGIKAVIAESFERIHRSNLIGMGVLPLQFHPGTDRKTLHLDGTEVLDIVGIEAGMKAQQDLTVRITRATGKTEEIKVRSRIDTAVELEYYKNGGILHYVLRKLT, encoded by the coding sequence ATGCACATTCAATCCAAAGACAGCTTTAAAACAAAAGAAACTCTTCAGGTGGGAGCGAAATCCTATACGGTTTTCAATCAACAAAAAATCTCTCACCCGAATCTTCAAAAACTTCCTGTATCCATGAAAGTCCTACTTGAAAATCTTCTTCGTCATGAAGACGGGCTTCATGTGACAAAAGAAGATATCGATTCGCTTCTGAGCTTGGATCCCAAATCTCTTTTGCGAGAAATTTCTTTCTTCCCAGCGCGTGTTCTGATGCAAGACTTCACCGGTGTTCCGGCCGTTGTCGACTTAGCCGCGATGAGAGACGCTATGAAAAATCTAGGTGGAGATCCGAAAAAGATCAATCCTCTGGTTCCCGTGGATCTGGTGATTGACCACTCAGTGATGGTCGACTCCTTTGGAACAAGTCGTTCATTCGATGAAAACGTAAAAATGGAATTCGAAAGAAATCATGAACGTTATGTTTTCTTGAAATGGGGGCAGAACGCTTTCCAAAACTTCAAAGTCGTTCCACCGGGTACGGGGATTTGCCATCAGGTGAATCTGGAGTACATTGGTAAAACTGTTTGGAGTTCTCAAGGACATGCATTCCCGGACACTCTCGTCGGTACAGACAGTCACACCACAATGGTGAACGGTCTTTCTGTTTTAGGTTGGGGTGTTGGAGGTATTGAGGCGGAAGCCGTGATGCTGGGCCAACCGCTGAGCATGTTAATCCCTGAAGTGATCGGCTTTAGATTGCATGGCAAACTTAAAGAAGGTGCTACGGCGACGGATCTGGTTCTAATGATCACGCAAATGCTTCGTAAAAAAGGTGTTGTGGGTAAATTCGTTGAATTCTTTGGTTCCGGTTTAGCTTCAATGCCCCTTGCAGATCGTGCGACAATCGCGAACATGGCTCCGGAGTATGGTGCTACTTGTGGTTTCTTCCCTGTGGATGAAGAGACAATTAAATATCTTCGCTTGTCAGGCCGTCCGCAAGAAACTATCGAACTTGTCGAAGCCTACGCCAAAGCGACAGGCTTGTGGCGTTCTGAAGAAAATGAAAAGCATTATTTCTTCCAAGATATTTTAGATTTAGATCTTTCGACTGTGGAGCCCTCACTGGCGGGACCGAAGCGCCCTCAAGATCGTGTCGTGTTATCAAATGCGCAAAAAGATTTCCAAAGCCAATTGGTTTCGGGATTTCAAGTCGCTGACAATATGACATCCAAAGAAAAATCGCAGATGGCCGTGGAAGGCGCAAGCTACACGGTTGGTCACGGTGACGTCGTCATTGCCGCTATTACAAGTTGCACGAACACTTCAAACCCTTCGGTGATGATTGGAGCGGGTCTTGTCGCCAAAAAAGCGGTCGAGAAAGGCTTACAAGTAAAACCTTGGGTTAAGACGTCTCTTGCTCCGGGCTCTCAAGTCGTCACAGACTATCTTGAAAAATCCGGCGTGCAAAAATACCTAGATCAATTGGGCTTCAACCTGGTTGGTTACGGGTGTACGACTTGTATCGGAAACTCAGGGCCGCTGCCCCAACCTATTGCCACGGCTGTAGAAAAGGGTAATTTGGTTGTGGCGTCCGTTCTTTCGGGAAATCGTAACTTCGAAGGTCGTATCAATCCGCATGTTAAAGCAAACTACTTAGCATCGCCGATGTTAGTGGTGGCACACGCACTTGCGGGAAGCATGCACATTGATATTACGAAGGATGCTATTGGCGAAGATAAGGCAGGGAAACCTGTTTATCTCAAAGACATCTGGCCAAGCAATCAAGAGATCCAAGATCTTGTGAATAAAACTGTTGAAACAAAGATGTTTGATTCTCGTTATGGAAACGTTTTTGCGGGAACAGATGACTGGAAGAAAATCAATACGACGTCTTCGCAAACATATTCGTGGGATGAAAGTACTTACATCAAAAATCCACCGTATTTTGCTGGCATGACAATGACGCCGGAAAAATTAACGGATGTGAAGGGTGCACGCGTTCTCGCGATTCTTGGCGACTCCATCACGACGGATCATATTTCTCCAGCGGGAAGTATCAAAAAAGATTCTCCGGCAGGCCGCTATTTGATCGGCAAGGGCGTATCTCCACACGACTTCAACTCGTATGGTTCTCGTCGTGGTAATGACGATGTTATGGTGCGCGGGACATTTGCCAACATCCGCATTAAAAATGAAATGCTGGGTGGATTGGTTGAGGGCGGCATGACGAAGCATATTCCATCCGGTGAAGTTTTAGCGATCTATGATGCTTCCATGAAGTATCAGGCCGAAAAAACCCCCCTGGTCGTTGTTGCCGGCAAAGAATATGGCACAGGTTCATCGCGTGACTGGGCGGCGAAGGGCACACGTCTTTTAGGAATTAAAGCCGTTATTGCTGAAAGCTTCGAGCGCATCCATCGTTCTAACTTAATTGGTATGGGTGTCTTGCCATTGCAATTCCATCCGGGCACAGATCGCAAGACCTTGCACTTGGATGGGACCGAGGTTTTAGACATAGTCGGGATTGAGGCGGGGATGAAAGCTCAACAAGATCTTACTGTTCGCATCACTCGTGCAACCGGCAAAACCGAAGAGATCAAAGTGCGTTCGCGCATCGATACTGCGGTTGAGCTAGAGTACTATAAAAACGGTGGCATCCTTCATTACGTCCTTCGTAAACTGACATAG
- a CDS encoding S9 family peptidase: MKKITYAVLLLGVSCMHKDLQSYPQPEKVPVTLNKHGDARTDEYFWLRERENPKVIDHLKKENEFTAQAMSSVKSLEQTLFSELKSRVKEDESSTPVKDGDYYYAARYEKGQQYPLYVRYKGSPKGTEEILLNIPELAKGHDFFESTGPRMSPNHKIMAYAVDTVGRRFYTVYFKDLESGKLLPDTIPNMTSNLTWANDNETVFYAEQNPETLRSEKIYRYNLRTQKKDLVYHEKDETFSTYVYKSLSKKFIYIGSSSTLTTEVRFIEANKPTEAFRVFNPREREHEYSVTDDGERFYIITNKKAKNYKLMTTDLSHTDAKSWKDLIPHRADTFLQDVTVFKNYLVLDERKNGLTQIHITDKKAKNAYFIPFADGSYMASVGDNREFDAEWVRYDYESMRLPPSVYEFNMKTHEQVLKKVHEVPNYNPELYKSERIFITARDGVKVPVSLIMKKDHKADGTSPLLIYGYGSYGASMDPWFSSDVFSLVDRGFVFAKAHIRGGSEMGREWYDTGRTMNKKNTFNDFIDCTEALVKNKTASAKRVYAMGGSAGGLLMGAVMNMRPDLYQGIVAQVPFVDVITTMLDDTIPLTTGEYDEWGNPNEKAAYEYIKSYSPYDNVKDQAYPNTLVTTGLHDSQVQYWEPAKWVAKLRDHNKGPSLILLKTNMESGHGGASGRFEQLKETATEYAFILMVNENVK; the protein is encoded by the coding sequence ATGAAAAAAATCACTTACGCTGTTTTACTTCTGGGAGTTTCCTGCATGCACAAAGATCTTCAATCTTATCCGCAACCTGAAAAAGTTCCGGTGACGCTTAATAAGCATGGAGACGCAAGAACCGATGAATACTTTTGGCTGCGTGAACGCGAGAATCCAAAAGTCATTGATCATTTGAAAAAAGAAAATGAATTCACGGCCCAGGCAATGAGTTCGGTGAAATCTTTGGAACAAACACTTTTCTCGGAGTTAAAGTCTCGTGTAAAGGAAGATGAATCTTCAACGCCCGTCAAAGACGGCGATTACTACTACGCCGCTCGCTACGAAAAAGGTCAGCAATACCCGCTTTATGTTCGCTACAAGGGTTCACCAAAAGGGACGGAAGAAATTCTTTTGAATATACCGGAACTAGCGAAAGGACATGACTTCTTTGAATCTACAGGGCCACGCATGAGTCCCAATCACAAGATTATGGCCTATGCAGTGGATACAGTGGGACGTCGCTTTTATACCGTGTATTTCAAAGATCTTGAAAGTGGAAAGCTTCTGCCTGACACAATTCCCAACATGACCTCAAATCTTACTTGGGCTAATGACAATGAAACCGTATTTTACGCCGAACAAAATCCAGAAACTTTGCGCAGTGAAAAGATCTATCGCTACAACTTGCGCACGCAAAAGAAGGACTTAGTTTATCACGAAAAAGATGAAACCTTCAGTACTTACGTTTACAAATCATTGTCAAAGAAGTTCATCTATATCGGCTCTAGCAGCACACTAACGACGGAAGTTCGATTCATTGAGGCTAACAAACCCACTGAAGCCTTCCGCGTCTTCAATCCTCGTGAACGCGAGCATGAATACTCGGTGACGGACGATGGCGAACGCTTTTACATCATCACAAATAAAAAAGCTAAAAACTACAAGCTGATGACGACGGACCTTTCTCACACGGATGCTAAATCCTGGAAAGACCTGATTCCCCATCGCGCTGACACATTCTTGCAAGATGTGACAGTGTTTAAGAACTATTTGGTATTGGATGAAAGAAAGAATGGATTAACTCAAATTCATATCACTGACAAAAAAGCCAAAAATGCTTATTTCATCCCGTTTGCCGACGGCAGTTATATGGCTTCCGTCGGCGACAATCGCGAGTTTGATGCTGAATGGGTGCGCTATGATTATGAATCCATGCGCCTACCCCCTTCTGTTTATGAGTTCAATATGAAAACTCACGAGCAGGTTCTAAAAAAAGTGCACGAGGTTCCTAACTACAACCCGGAACTTTACAAATCGGAACGCATCTTTATCACGGCTCGTGATGGCGTGAAGGTGCCTGTCTCATTGATCATGAAGAAAGATCATAAGGCTGATGGCACGTCTCCTCTTTTAATTTATGGATACGGCTCTTATGGGGCCAGCATGGATCCCTGGTTTAGCAGCGACGTCTTTAGCTTAGTGGATCGCGGTTTTGTTTTCGCTAAAGCACACATACGTGGAGGCAGCGAAATGGGACGTGAATGGTATGACACGGGCCGTACGATGAATAAGAAGAACACTTTCAATGATTTCATCGATTGCACGGAAGCCTTGGTAAAAAATAAAACCGCTTCTGCAAAGCGCGTTTATGCCATGGGTGGCAGTGCCGGTGGCTTATTGATGGGAGCTGTGATGAATATGCGTCCTGACCTTTATCAAGGTATTGTGGCGCAGGTTCCATTTGTGGATGTGATTACAACAATGCTGGATGATACGATTCCACTGACGACCGGCGAATATGATGAATGGGGAAACCCCAACGAAAAAGCTGCGTATGAGTATATCAAATCCTATTCACCCTATGACAACGTCAAAGACCAAGCTTATCCGAACACTTTAGTGACAACGGGTCTGCATGATTCCCAAGTTCAATATTGGGAACCTGCAAAGTGGGTCGCTAAACTGCGCGATCATAACAAAGGACCTTCCCTGATTCTGCTTAAGACGAATATGGAATCAGGTCATGGAGGCGCCTCCGGGCGCTTCGAACAACTGAAGGAAACGGCGACCGAGTATGCCTTTATCCTGATGGTGAATGAGAACGTAAAATAA
- a CDS encoding L,D-transpeptidase: MNVMKYGAIVMTLVVSQTASASFWGKVKNTFNDCKYNEQEYAETLAFEKQTTEKLPEHFKGRFSESDFDTKPWMRGFRYVIVVNKASRGYEAQTMKVYENGYLIHKTKVSTGREGFELRRKNKVCTGAPPKSYWSQTPTGYYTPKYLSEDHKSSSWDSDMPYAIFFDIENGLALHQVYRGYVDMLGSRASGGCIRQDKETAENLFFRVKETERSVVPAVNLDGTPVLDENGNVKYISQQEIVHSRTGQLMKFNTFSALIIVEDVN, translated from the coding sequence ATGAACGTAATGAAGTATGGCGCCATCGTAATGACGTTGGTGGTATCTCAGACAGCGTCGGCGTCGTTCTGGGGTAAAGTTAAAAACACGTTTAACGACTGTAAATACAACGAGCAGGAATACGCAGAGACATTGGCGTTTGAGAAGCAGACGACAGAAAAGTTACCGGAGCATTTTAAAGGTCGTTTTTCTGAAAGCGATTTTGATACAAAACCTTGGATGCGTGGTTTTCGTTATGTCATCGTAGTGAACAAAGCCTCTCGCGGTTACGAAGCCCAAACGATGAAGGTTTACGAAAACGGCTATTTGATCCATAAAACGAAGGTTTCTACAGGCCGTGAAGGTTTTGAACTTCGCCGTAAAAACAAAGTTTGCACAGGCGCGCCTCCAAAATCCTATTGGTCGCAAACACCTACGGGATATTACACTCCGAAATATTTGTCTGAAGACCATAAATCAAGTTCTTGGGACTCAGATATGCCCTATGCGATTTTCTTTGATATCGAAAACGGTTTGGCCCTTCACCAAGTCTACAGAGGTTACGTAGACATGTTGGGAAGCCGCGCTTCAGGTGGTTGCATCCGTCAAGACAAAGAAACGGCTGAGAACCTTTTCTTCCGCGTGAAAGAAACGGAGCGCTCTGTGGTTCCGGCGGTGAATTTGGATGGAACTCCAGTTCTAGATGAAAATGGAAATGTGAAATACATCTCTCAACAAGAGATCGTTCATAGCAGAACCGGTCAATTGATGAAGTTTAACACGTTCAGTGCATTGATCATCGTTGAAGACGTGAACTAA